CGGATTCTGTGGTTCGAGTCTATGACCGGCCTGTAGTAGCCCCGCTTGAAGTAGAGCTTCCCACCGGCCTGTGTGATTGGGTTTATGTCGGGAATCCTGCCATCGGCCATAATCACCGCGTCAACCTCGTAAACGTTGCCATTCTCGTCTATGAGGCGCTCGACTTTGTCGTTTCCTTCAACGCGCTTTGGATTTGGAACTACGATATAGTCAATCCCCCAGTGCTCGAGCTCAGCAATTATCTCCTCAGGAAAGGCCCCAACGACGGCGACCTTCTTGCCAGGTGCAACGTTCCAGACGTTGATAACCTCAAGGGCATCACTCCTCCTGAAGACCCCGGGATAATCGTTGTTCTCGAAGAGCATTATGGAATCGACGGCACCAGTGGCCAAAACGACTCTCTTCGCCATGAACTCTATTAGCTGATCGTTCCTAACGGCCGGAACGAGGAAGTACTCACCCTTGTCAAAGACACCGAGGGCCGAGGTCTTTAGAAAGACCCTGACGTTCTCGGGGAAGTTTGTGAGCTTCTCTATAGCCTCCCTCGGGTTTCCAAGGCCCTCCTGCTCGACTCCTTTGAGCCACATATCCCCTCCAAGCCAGCTCTTTTCCTCAATGAGCGCAACGGTAAGCTTTCCGCCGATTTCCTCAACAACACCCAGTCCAGCCGGTCCCGCACCGATGACGGCAACGTCAACGACATAGCGGAGAACGGGCTTGTTCTCGTCTATCTCAACCTGCTCCTGAAACTCGTCATAGCGTTGTCTCTCAATCCTCATGCCGTCCTTAAGGATGAGTTTCCTGCCGTTGACATTCTTGATACCGTTCACCTTAACTGGAAGCGGGCCGAAAGTAAACGCCCCGCGGTGCCTTCCCTCTGTACTCGTAGTGAGCCAGTAAACGCCGTTGGCGAGCATGGCAACGGGGAATTTTTCGCCCTCGTAGGCCTCGTAGGGCTTCCCCTCGAAGTAAATCGTGATTTTCCTAGAAGGGTCCTTCTCGGTCAGGTCGAGTTGTCTCATATGACCACCCCGAAAATTTTACGGCCAGCGTTCGACCTTATACACCCATGCTTATAAACGTTGGGTTGTACAAGAATGGTTGAATTCCGGAGAGTCAGAAAAAACACAACAGAGTAGTCATCTGGCGTGAATCTCCACTATATCCCCATCTTCAAGCACGTGGTCGGCCCCAACCCTCTGACCGGGGAACTTGACGCTCTTACCCCAGACTCTAGCATAGCGGAAGTTCTTGGCGAAGTCCTTGTGAATCCTCTCCGCCAAATCCATAACAGTCGAGCCCTTTTTGAGGGCAACTGGAGGATAGGCCGGCTCCTCCCCGGGGCTCTTCGTGAAGACGCGGATTATTCCGGCCAAATCATAGAGCTCGTCCTTGAGTTTGTCTAGGTTTATGCCCTTCTTAGCAGAAACGGGGACTATCTTAAAGCGGTCGCCGTAGGCCTTTACCAGTTTCTCGTAGTTCTCCTTGCTTCCGGGAGCGTCGCCCTTGTTGGCTATGATTATCGCCCGCCTCCAGACGAGGCTTTCATCTATTGCATCGGCGAACTCTTCCAGCGTTACCGGTTCTTTGACAGTTATCTCGGCGGAGTGAATCCTCTCCTCGCGGAGCATCTTCATGACCTCGTTTATGTCGCCCTTGATGTTCTCCTGGCCGTTGATGACTATTCCACCCATTGCCGTCCTCTTTATTTCCACCCGGGGCTTCCTCTTGTTGACCTTTATCCCGGCCCTCTCGAACTCCCTGAGAAGGATTTCCATCTGCTTGAGCGGGTCCTGGGAGAGGTCCACCACGATGGCTATGGCATCGGCGTTCCTTATGACGCTCAACAGTTGGGGCCCCATTCCCTTACCGAGCGCTGCCCCCTCAACTAAACCAGGAACCTCAACGAGCTGAATCTGAACGTCCTTGTGGTGCATCATCCCCGGAATGGGCTGGACTGTTGTAAAGGCGTAGTCCGCCACATCCGCATCGACGTTGGTAAGGGCCCTCATGAGGGAGCTTTTGCCGACGTTTGGCAAACCGGCGAGAACTATCTGGGCGGCCCCTTCCTTTCTCACGGCCATTGAAGGCCCGCCACCGCCCTTCCTGAGCTGTCTCTGTTTCTCAAGCTCCTTTCTGAGCTCGGCCAGTTTTCTCTTTATGTGTAATCTGAGCTTCTCCGTTCCCTTGTGCTTCGGGACGGTGGCATACATCTTTTCGAGGGCGCGAATCTTCTCCGGGATTGTCTTTGCGTTTCTGTACTCCTCCTCAGCCGCTAGATACTCTGCCGTCACGTTCGTTGGCATTCCTGCTCACCCCCGGCCCGGAACTAAAAGACGAACGGCATTTTATAAACATATGGTTATTGTGAATCGGCAAATTTATAAGGACTATCGAAAATTTTCCATGCCGGTGATGAATATGTCGAGAAGTGGTTTGGATGATGTTGATAGAAAGATACTCATGATACTCCAGAGGAACAGCAGAACGCCCCTCCGAGAGATTTCCAAGGAAGTCGGCCTTGCCGAATCAACAATATATGAGCGTATAAAGAAATTGAAAGAGAGAGGGATAATCAAGAAGTTCACAGTTATACTCGACCCCGATGCCCTGGGATTTAAAATCCTCGCTTTCATACTCATAAAGGCCCGGGCCGGAATGTACGGCCATGTTGCAGATGAGCTCAAAAGGTATCCCCAGATATGCGAGGTATACGAGACTACAGGAGATTACGACATGCTCGTCAAGATCAGAACGAGAAGTAGCGAAGAGCTCAACGAGTTCCTTGACAAGATTGGCGAGGTTGAAGGGGTAGAATCAACTCACACGATGGTCGTTCTGAAGACCCACAAGGAAACAACTGAGCTCCCTCTTTGAACATTTTTGCCCAGTTAGGGTTATAAATGGCCTGTGCTATTCTCTTTTGAGAGCTCAGGGGGTGGTGGAATGAAGGTTCTGTTCCTCAGCGCCAATGATTTTGAGGACGTTGAGCTGATTTATCCGCTCCACAGGCTCAAAGAAGACGGCCATGACGTGTACATAGCGAGCTTCCAGCGCGGAAGGATTACTGGAAAGCACGGCTACACCGTGAACGTTGACCTCGCCTTCGACGAAGTTGACCCGGATGAGTTTGACGCCCTCGTCCTCCCTGGCGGAAGGGCACCGGAGAGGGTCAGGCTCAACGAGAAGGCGGTCTCAATAGCCAAAAAGATGTTCGAGGACGGAAAGCCCATCGCGACAATCTGCCACGGACCGCAGATACTCATCTCGGCAAAGGTTCTAAAGGGCAGGAAGGGAACGAGCTACGCGGGGATAAAGGACGACATGATAAACGCCGGCGTCGAGTGGGTTGATGAACCTGTTGTCGTTGACGGCAACTGGGTCAGCTCAAGGCATCCCGGAGATTTGTACGCCTGGATGAGGGAGTTCGTCAAACTGCTCCGCTGAGAAACCGTTTTAAGCCCTCCCTTCTTTCTTCTTCCGGTGGAAGAATGAACCGGTGGGAGCTCATAAGAGCTTTTCTGACGGGGCCATTAGTCGAGGCCACAGTTCCAAAGCCCGGGAACGTGAGCAGGAAGAGGGACTTTGAGGATTTGAGCATCTACAACTTCCTCGTTGCATATCCAGCTCTGGGGAGTATCTACCACGAGACGGTGAAGAGGGCCGAGTCCATACGCTCCGGCCTTCTAAAGCCAAACGAGGCCGGAATTGGGGAGCTCATAAGGAGGGGAGTGGAGGCAACGAAAAGGGTTCAAGATGCAAATCCCAACTTTGGGGTTATCGTCCTCTCGATTCCCCTAATCATGGGCCTAACCCTGACGAAGAAGATTCCGGAAGGTGGGGAAAAAGCGAGATTGTTCATCGAGGAATCAACGGTAAGGGACACCATGGAGCTTTACAGGGCCATAAGAACGGCGAACCCAAAGGGCCTGCCCAGCGGAGTGAAGTACGACGTCTATTCTGACAAAGCCTTCG
The window above is part of the Thermococcus sp. genome. Proteins encoded here:
- a CDS encoding FAD-dependent oxidoreductase; this translates as MRQLDLTEKDPSRKITIYFEGKPYEAYEGEKFPVAMLANGVYWLTTSTEGRHRGAFTFGPLPVKVNGIKNVNGRKLILKDGMRIERQRYDEFQEQVEIDENKPVLRYVVDVAVIGAGPAGLGVVEEIGGKLTVALIEEKSWLGGDMWLKGVEQEGLGNPREAIEKLTNFPENVRVFLKTSALGVFDKGEYFLVPAVRNDQLIEFMAKRVVLATGAVDSIMLFENNDYPGVFRRSDALEVINVWNVAPGKKVAVVGAFPEEIIAELEHWGIDYIVVPNPKRVEGNDKVERLIDENGNVYEVDAVIMADGRIPDINPITQAGGKLYFKRGYYRPVIDSNHRIRDGIYVAGSAVSIKPHYANYLEGKLVGAYILREFGLEAEPCIYEEKLKEYEPVARPIPKLPLEGLNADDVQICGCGVTLKKVDDVVKSGITDLQIIKRLTHLAMGFCQGRFCLFNGALLVSQRSGTPMDRLDIPVARPPIKNVKMKVVAGRE
- a CDS encoding GTP-binding protein codes for the protein MPTNVTAEYLAAEEEYRNAKTIPEKIRALEKMYATVPKHKGTEKLRLHIKRKLAELRKELEKQRQLRKGGGGPSMAVRKEGAAQIVLAGLPNVGKSSLMRALTNVDADVADYAFTTVQPIPGMMHHKDVQIQLVEVPGLVEGAALGKGMGPQLLSVIRNADAIAIVVDLSQDPLKQMEILLREFERAGIKVNKRKPRVEIKRTAMGGIVINGQENIKGDINEVMKMLREERIHSAEITVKEPVTLEEFADAIDESLVWRRAIIIANKGDAPGSKENYEKLVKAYGDRFKIVPVSAKKGINLDKLKDELYDLAGIIRVFTKSPGEEPAYPPVALKKGSTVMDLAERIHKDFAKNFRYARVWGKSVKFPGQRVGADHVLEDGDIVEIHAR
- a CDS encoding Lrp/AsnC family transcriptional regulator, whose amino-acid sequence is MSRSGLDDVDRKILMILQRNSRTPLREISKEVGLAESTIYERIKKLKERGIIKKFTVILDPDALGFKILAFILIKARAGMYGHVADELKRYPQICEVYETTGDYDMLVKIRTRSSEELNEFLDKIGEVEGVESTHTMVVLKTHKETTELPL
- the pfpI gene encoding deglycase PfpI, with product MKVLFLSANDFEDVELIYPLHRLKEDGHDVYIASFQRGRITGKHGYTVNVDLAFDEVDPDEFDALVLPGGRAPERVRLNEKAVSIAKKMFEDGKPIATICHGPQILISAKVLKGRKGTSYAGIKDDMINAGVEWVDEPVVVDGNWVSSRHPGDLYAWMREFVKLLR
- a CDS encoding triphosphoribosyl-dephospho-CoA synthase — encoded protein: MNRWELIRAFLTGPLVEATVPKPGNVSRKRDFEDLSIYNFLVAYPALGSIYHETVKRAESIRSGLLKPNEAGIGELIRRGVEATKRVQDANPNFGVIVLSIPLIMGLTLTKKIPEGGEKARLFIEESTVRDTMELYRAIRTANPKGLPSGVKYDVYSDKAFEELFRDQINLMELAKMSAGRELVFGEWANGYELTYRTFWRMAEELPSPLEEAIPSVFIELLSENIDTLILRKAGRDEAELVRDKAREVREERLSLKAFEEFMEEKGDLRNPGSLADVMAVSLSLLFLAGVRVEMRNGKAWLVTSRR